In the Candidatus Neptunochlamydia vexilliferae genome, GCAACCTCTCGTCCAGGAGGGGTTGGCATCCATTACATAAACGAAATGGAGATCGTGGGCTTTGATGAAAAAAATGTCCAGAGCTATGTCGAGAAATATTATGGACTTTTAGCTGACAATGACGAGCTCAGCAAAGAAAAGGAAAAAAGCAAAATCCAAAAGCTTAAAAAAGAGCTTGCAAATCGAACTCTTGTCCATAGTCTTGCTCAAATCCCCATTAATCTCGCCCTTATGTGCTCCATATTTAAAGAGGATGAGTCGATTTTTAAATCTGACAAAACTCTCTCGGTAACGACCTTTTATAACGAAGCTGTGAACTGGTTTTATAAGCGTTGCCAGCTCAGAGATCGACAAAAATACCAGAGCCTGACCTCGTCTTCAAATATTTGTGACCAAGAAAGTCCTCGCCTTACAAATCCAAAAATCGATTCCATCGCAAAAGTTCTCGAGGAAATTGCCTGGCAAGCCATGGAAGATAATATTCTATACCTTTCAAAAGCCAGGATTGAAAAAACCTTAAGCCGCTTCAAGCTCAATTACGGAGACTTAACAAGTTTGGGGTTATTCCCTATTGAAGGAGGAAGGCAAGGTAGAGGGCAGTTTATCCATTTAACCTTTCAAGAGTTCTTCGCAGCCACTTACCTAGCCAATATGTACATCAATGCTCCATCAAAGGCAACCGAGTGTTTCAAAAAGATCAAGTTCGATCCCCGGTATACGCTTACCCTTTGGATGGCTGCAGGGTACCTCTCCCATCAAGAAAAGAAAAAAGCTCTGAGAGCTTTTTTCAATGACCTATTCGGGGCCCCCGAAGATCTAGCAAGAGGATATGGGCTGATCCTTAAAGCGCGCTGCTTTGAGGAGTGCAAGTGCCCCGAGGAAATCCCTCATTACAAAGGATTTATCGATGAAGCTGTTGAATCTATCAAAGCGGCTCCTACTCAAGAAATGAACTTTCAGCTTTTAAACCGAAATGTGAGACTTTTGCGCCATCCCTCTATTATAAAAGCATTTGAAGAAAACATGACAAAAAAAGAAACACAAATAGAAACTATATCTTTAATAGGCCGTCTTGGGCAAGAGAAATTGCTCATCCCAAATGAGGTGATGCTGACGTTAAGTGAACTTGTTCTTAGTAGTGATGTTCGAAGGTATGCTATTGAATCTCTTTCACAGATAGTAAAAGGGGGAGGAGCCCTTCCAAAAAAGGGGATAAAGGGGCTCTTTAAAGTTCTTAAAGACTCTTCAATAGATTGGAACGTTCGAGGCGATGCTGCTAAAGCGCTTGGAGAGTATCTAAAGGTAGGAGGAGATGGGGTAAAAGAGGTTGTGGAAGGGCTCTTTAAAGTTCTTAAAGACTCTTCAATAGATTGGAACGTTCGAGGCGATGCTGCTAAAGCGCTTGGAGAGTATCTAAAGGTAGGAGGAGATGGGGTAAAAGAGGTTGTGGAAGGGCTCTTTAAAGTTCTTAAAGACTCTTCAATAGATTGGAACGTTCGATGCAATGCTGCTCTAGCTCTTGTAAAGTATTTAAAGGTAGGAGGAGATGGGCTAAAAGAGGTTGTGGAAGGGCTCCTTAAAGTTCTTAAAGACTCTTCAGTAGAGTGGCGCGTTCGACGCGATGTTGTTAAAGCTCTTGGAGAGTATCTAAAGGTAGGAGGAGATGGGGTAAAAGAGGTTGTGGAAGGACTCCTTAAAGTTCTTAAAGACTCTTCAGTAGATCGGTACGTTCGAGGCGCTTTTGCTGAAGCTCTTGTAGAGTATCTAAAGGTAGGAGGAGATGGGGTAAAAGAGGTTGTGGAAGGGCTCCTTAAAATTCTTAAAGACTCTTCAGTAGATCGGTACGTTCGAGGCGCTGCTGCTTTTGCGCTTGGAGAGTATTTAAAGGTAGGAGGAGATAGATTAAAAGAGGTTGTGGAAGGGCTCCTTAAAGTTCTTAAAGACTCTTCAGTAGATGGGTATGTTCGAGGCAGTGCTGCTAAAGCTCTTAGAGAGTATCTAAAGTTAGGAGGAGATGGGGTAAAAGAGGTTGTGGAAGTGCTCCTTAAAATTCTTAAAGACTCTTCAGTAGATGGGTCCGTTCGAGGCGCTGCTGCTACAGCTCTTGTAAAGTATCTAAAGGTAGGAGGAGATGGGGTAAAAGAGGTTGTGGAAGGGCTCCTTAAAATTCTTAAAGACTCTTCAGTAGATGGGTACGTTCGAGGCAATGCTGCTTATGCGCTTGTAGAGTATCTAAAAGAGGGAGGAGATGGGGTAAAAGAGGTTGTGGAAGGGCTCCTTAAAATTCTTAAAGACTCTTCAGTACATAGGTCCGTTCGACGCGATGCTGCTTTTGCGCTTGGAGAGTATTTAAATTTAGGAGGAGATGGGGTAAAAGAGGTTGTGGAAGGGCTCCTTAAAGTTCTTAAAGACTCTTCAGTAGATGGGTCCGTTCGACGCGATGTTGCTAAAGCTCTTGTAGAGTATCTAAAGGTAGGAGGAGATGGGGTAAAAGAGGTTGTGGAAGGGCTCCTTAAAGTTCTTAAAGACTCTTCAGTACAGGGGTTCGTTCGACGCTATGTTGCTAAAGCTCTTGGAGAGTATTTAAATTTAGGAGGAGATGGGGTAAAAGAGGTTGTGGAAGGGCTCCTTAAAGTTCTTAAAGACTCTTCAGTAGAGGGGCTCGTTCGAGGCGTTGCTGCTAAAGCTCTTAGAGAGTATCTAAAGGTAGGAGGAGATGGGGTAAAAGAGGTTGTGGAAGGGCTCCTTAAAGTTCTTAAAGACTCTTCAGTAGAGGGGTTCGTTCGAGACTGTGCTGCTAAAGCGCTTGGAGAGGTTAGTGCCCAGCAGTTAGCTAAAATGGTATCAGATACCCATTCATTTAAGCTGGCTTTAGATGTCTGCTATTTGACTCAAAAAGCGCTTACGGTTTCTAAAAAAGTGGTTACTATTAGCGATAATAGAGCTAAAATATCTTTTTCTACTGATGAGAATTATTTGAAGTTGATCGATCTCCAAAAGATTATTACTTCATCATATTCCTCCTTGTCTAATAGTATATTCGATCATTCTTTGCAAAACACCTCTTCAAGTAGCACAAGCTCTAGTGTTTTTAATGCATCCAAGGAGTCTGGAGGTAATCGTTTGCATTCTAAAGAGCTTAAGTTAAGTAGGTCTAACGATACCCCTTCAAGTTCCCATGCTTTATTAAAGGATAGAGAGAACACGACTGCTAAATCTTCCACTTTAACAGGAAAGTCTTTGGCTAAACCAAAAGTGCAAAAATCTGCTTTTCCCGCCATTAGGAGCAACGATAAGACAGTTTTAACAATCACAGCTCTGTTCGTCTGTGTGGTCTTTTTTGGACATAAGCTGCTCCAAAGCCGTGCAACAGAAAAATGGA is a window encoding:
- a CDS encoding HEAT repeat domain-containing protein, with translation MQPIASNSSSSDKKTLVSDDLIEFRNKNRLVINPTTVTIGTASVGGDMKFAGQANQVDARVNKVKNSTFDLKGANVTFQNVGSSNQGIEKVTLGTKEELTKHLSSFYKKQLTEVYEIREKGAWQISLPIEGVYTNLAIIGEKEKKERNDPNETFQDRRIPTHETLFKPKTPIAPKDIFKHEKLKNASQKRVVIFGAAGVGKTTFCQMTAINGADLWPEFDVVFLVRLRNLNSEAYPPRQEGYTPYDILCKECGINLKKYQRLLENPDFRKKALLIFDGYDELPNAVENGHLKQAFEGLHRATFDTDHRKKAPLFPHIMATSRPGGVGIHYINEMEIVGFDEKNVQSYVEKYYGLLADNDELSKEKEKSKIQKLKKELANRTLVHSLAQIPINLALMCSIFKEDESIFKSDKTLSVTTFYNEAVNWFYKRCQLRDRQKYQSLTSSSNICDQESPRLTNPKIDSIAKVLEEIAWQAMEDNILYLSKARIEKTLSRFKLNYGDLTSLGLFPIEGGRQGRGQFIHLTFQEFFAATYLANMYINAPSKATECFKKIKFDPRYTLTLWMAAGYLSHQEKKKALRAFFNDLFGAPEDLARGYGLILKARCFEECKCPEEIPHYKGFIDEAVESIKAAPTQEMNFQLLNRNVRLLRHPSIIKAFEENMTKKETQIETISLIGRLGQEKLLIPNEVMLTLSELVLSSDVRRYAIESLSQIVKGGGALPKKGIKGLFKVLKDSSIDWNVRGDAAKALGEYLKVGGDGVKEVVEGLFKVLKDSSIDWNVRGDAAKALGEYLKVGGDGVKEVVEGLFKVLKDSSIDWNVRCNAALALVKYLKVGGDGLKEVVEGLLKVLKDSSVEWRVRRDVVKALGEYLKVGGDGVKEVVEGLLKVLKDSSVDRYVRGAFAEALVEYLKVGGDGVKEVVEGLLKILKDSSVDRYVRGAAAFALGEYLKVGGDRLKEVVEGLLKVLKDSSVDGYVRGSAAKALREYLKLGGDGVKEVVEVLLKILKDSSVDGSVRGAAATALVKYLKVGGDGVKEVVEGLLKILKDSSVDGYVRGNAAYALVEYLKEGGDGVKEVVEGLLKILKDSSVHRSVRRDAAFALGEYLNLGGDGVKEVVEGLLKVLKDSSVDGSVRRDVAKALVEYLKVGGDGVKEVVEGLLKVLKDSSVQGFVRRYVAKALGEYLNLGGDGVKEVVEGLLKVLKDSSVEGLVRGVAAKALREYLKVGGDGVKEVVEGLLKVLKDSSVEGFVRDCAAKALGEVSAQQLAKMVSDTHSFKLALDVCYLTQKALTVSKKVVTISDNRAKISFSTDENYLKLIDLQKIITSSYSSLSNSIFDHSLQNTSSSSTSSSVFNASKESGGNRLHSKELKLSRSNDTPSSSHALLKDRENTTAKSSTLTGKSLAKPKVQKSAFPAIRSNDKTVLTITALFVCVVFFGHKLLQSRATEKWKPKVLKGRNVLFALAAVHSWVYVVFRQQLKGFYDPAASKLGFK